Proteins from a single region of Acinetobacter lwoffii:
- a CDS encoding DIP1984 family protein, producing MKLAEALLLRSDQQKKIISLKQRINANVLVQDGDKPSEDPNELLKQVFSLIQEFQKLSYAIHETNALTKLNDGRSLLALLTLRDEFVEQHKTLTAAISNTSRESDRYSTREIKWHKVIPVSSLQKQADDISLKLRDLNVLIQSNNWKIDLIEA from the coding sequence ATGAAATTAGCAGAAGCTCTCTTACTTCGAAGTGATCAACAAAAAAAAATTATTTCACTAAAACAACGTATCAATGCAAATGTATTGGTACAAGATGGTGATAAACCATCTGAAGATCCAAATGAACTATTGAAACAAGTATTTTCTTTAATTCAAGAATTTCAAAAATTAAGTTATGCAATTCATGAAACTAATGCTTTAACAAAATTAAATGATGGTCGTTCTCTACTTGCTTTATTGACTTTGCGTGATGAATTTGTAGAACAGCACAAAACCCTAACTGCAGCAATAAGTAATACATCTCGTGAATCTGATCGTTATAGTACGCGGGAAATAAAGTGGCATAAAGTTATTCCAGTTTCATCATTACAAAAACAAGCTGATGATATTAGTCTTAAATTACGTGATTTAAATGTGTTAATTCAGTCGAATAATTGGAAAATTGATTTGATTGAAGCCTAA